The window GGCTCAGTTGGCACAGGAAAAGCCCCATCCCCATATTGTGCGCGTGTTTGATTTGTTTCGGGAACCCCATCAGAACTATCCGGGGTTTGAGATTGATTGCTTGGTGATGGATTTTATTGCTGGGGAGACGCTGGAGATGGAGGTGCATCAGCGCGGGAAACTGCCCGAAACGGAGGCAGTGCGGTATGTGCGGCAGATTGGAGACGCTTTGATTGAGGTTCACAAGCGGGGGTTGCTGCATTGGGATGTCACGCCGATGAATATTATGATTCGTCCGCAAAAGGAAGCGGTGTTAATTGATTTTGGCATTGCTGGAGATTGTCCCCCCAGTTCGTTTTCTCGAAAATTCGGGAATGAAGCGTTTGCACCCTATGAGCAGTTGATGTTAGGAAAACGAGAAAAACAGTGCGATATCTATACATTGGGCGCTTCGTTATATTATGGGGTGACGCAACAAGTGCCGACGCTTTCTAATGCGCGAAAATTGGATAATGAGCGGTTAATTGAACCGATTCAATATGCGTCGATTAGTTCTCAGGTGAATGATGCCATTTTGTGGGCGATGGCGCTAGAGCCGGAAAAACGTCCGCAGTCGATGGAGGAGTGGTTGGGGTCGTTTTCTGGGGAAGAGGAGGATGATTTAAGTTCGGATAAAGGGGTTGATTATCGGCGGTTGCAGCACCTGTTGCAGCAGCAGCAGTGGAG of the Roseofilum reptotaenium CS-1145 genome contains:
- a CDS encoding serine/threonine-protein kinase, whose product is MYWTRGQRIGGGRYEIVDELGQGGFGLTYKAKHLDLDSFCVIKAIGAWLRKQPNYNRFVERFRDEGKQLAQLAQEKPHPHIVRVFDLFREPHQNYPGFEIDCLVMDFIAGETLEMEVHQRGKLPETEAVRYVRQIGDALIEVHKRGLLHWDVTPMNIMIRPQKEAVLIDFGIAGDCPPSSFSRKFGNEAFAPYEQLMLGKREKQCDIYTLGASLYYGVTQQVPTLSNARKLDNERLIEPIQYASISSQVNDAILWAMALEPEKRPQSMEEWLGSFSGEEEDDLSSDKGVDYRRLQHLLQQQQWREADIETAERMLKVTGKEKRGCLDTEDIDNFPCTDLRTIDRLWVKYSKGQWGFSVQKKIYQSLGGRRESDLEILEKFGDRVGWCKDGEWMNYNDLAFPLSIRGHLPNMDWDIIGNAILFSRVETCRL